The sequence below is a genomic window from Daphnia pulicaria isolate SC F1-1A chromosome 6, SC_F0-13Bv2, whole genome shotgun sequence.
ATAAACTTAACATGAATTACTATGTGCAATACCTGGAAATCAGTCAAAGAGTGATTTATATCAACAGCAGAAAAGCCTTGTCCTTGGGAAATATATTCAGTGATGCCAATTTCACAATCTTTTCTCAAGTATAGTTTGCTTTCACATTTTACTGAATTTTCCAGATATTCTGTTAGTATTctatttctttcgtttttgtcATACTGGTTTCCATTTATTGCTGTAAATTGAGACTTCCTTTTCACTGATGATTGCTTCTTTAACCtaaaattctttctttttgttctttgaGATGTTTGATTTGCTACTTCACCCTTCACTGACAATGGCGAGGAATCATTTACTATTACGTTTCCCTTTGTTTCAAATGTATGCTGTTGTTCTTCCTGATGCTTCAATTTGTATTTAGTCAGGGCCTCAaggatattttctttcttcttttgcgaTTTGTTTGATACAAAGACGATTTCACACTCCTGTTCTTCCATTTTGTCAGACTTTTAGATGATTAAAACGGTTTATGTATACTTCTTCATCTCCACGTGCCCACGACCCGAGTGAAGCACTTGGCTGAGTTTAACAAACTagaaactacaacaacaattgaaatttagCAGACATAACTAAACACAGTGTTGTCAAACCGTTGAATCTCCCACTCCAACCATTCGATAGAAGGGGCGTCCGCGCTGCGCAGCTGCGCTACTCTTGTTGCATGTTCCTGCATCCTCTCCTCTCCactcttttatttcattttttaagtttatgaTATACAAATCAATACGGTAAGTTACAGATACAGTAAGTCGACACACTAGGTCGTCGTTGACACCCGTGACCTAGCATCGCATGAAATCAGGTTCCGGTGTTCCGGACTACCTGTAATAACAACATTAAAATGTATAATAAATGCATTCAGGGATTCTTGGTCTAATGACAATATATTTAACTTCAATTAGTTCTGAATTATCGCATAGGATATCAGCCATATCACAGGGTTAAACGAGGATTTAGGAATATTAACTTGACTGGACCAAACAAAAGATGGGTTTGCCCACATAAATTCGAATGTACACTGTCACAAATcttcaaacagaaaaattatgGCAATCATGTTTAAAGCGGTTGTGTTCAACACTTTCCGTTGAATAAGGCACCTTattaaaaagacgaaaaatttccattttacaaaattaaatttaactgCTGTTGGGTAGTTTTCCATCGGCGCATTTTACTCCAATTGCAAACTACCTTAAATTCAACttcagcaaaaacaaaaaacaaataaaaaaaacttggacaAAAactgttagaaaaaaaaatgttttccaagtCTTTTCAAGTTCGTCAAACAGAATACCTAGACGAGTGCAATCAGTCCTCTTGTTCGGAAATGAGATCGACATACATGATACTCTTAAACTTTGTGCTTTTGGAGGACTGAATGATtaacacttcttcttcttcttgatctgTGTCCGGATCTaacttggttttctttttctcaggtTCCTCACAAGACTCGGTGAATGTTGATGAATTCGTTTGACAAATGCCGGGCTCGACCTTAACATTAGTTTGGGGTTCCTTCAAGCTTTTGTTTACTTTAGGTTGAGGCTTTTGACAAGTGCTGGGCTCTTGAACAATTCGATTTTTCTTCAGCTGTTTTAGTTTAGGTTTCTTAAATGGCTCCCTGGTTGTTGGTGGCGGATTATCAAGTGTTGCCGGCTCCAGCGTGATTCCTTTAAGTTGCGACTCCCGAGACTCAGTGGTTGATGGTGAACGATCTTGATTCTTACGTTGCTTAACCGAATGTTTATTGCCGACTTGTTTTTCGGTGATTCTTTTTGTTCGGAGAGGTTCCTCGAATGACTCATTGTCCCTTGACGGTTGTTTTTCGATAGTGCTCGATTTCAGCTTCATTTCTCTGAGCGTGTGCCCATTTGATAATGGGCTGGCTGCTGATTCTGGACGGTTTCTATGTGTGTCTAATAAAGACTTGCTAGTTTCTGATAGAGGTTGATCGGCGATGCacggcttttcttttcttttcttcttttgtggtTCCTCGAGCACTTTGTTTGTTGCTAATGGCGACGGATGCTCCTGCCTAGGGCACACATTGTTCAAACGATTCTTCAACTTCTCTCTCGCTATAGTTGAGTTCCGTAGTTCGGCTGTTATGTCCGTTTTGAGGATCTCCCTCAGAGCCATAGTTCCCGAAGACAAGGCCGGCAAACTAAATTCGAGCACAAGCCCAAGATATGCACCTTCTAAAAAAAGAGCAatacaaaaagttaaataatACGCAACCTTAGTTCAACTACTGAAGAGTGCCAATATTTCATAGATTTTACACAAATAATTTGATTCCTCCGAAACCATTACTGAACTGAATTTCTTTAtccatttaaaatttcaatcaacaaCTGCCTTATATTCTTACTCTTTAGGAAGgtctaataatttattttgattttaagcGTCCTCAAAATTTTGTTAGGGGAACGGTTACGGCTGTAAACACGGAGCAAGCATAGGGATAAAGCTACAGAACCAGAGATTTACTGTATGAAAAATACCTTGCGAACCGACAGGCGGGAGCTCTATTTGGTATAGTCGATCCAAATCAGACGGAATCAACCTCTGGTCAGGATTATCGTAATGCACgaatttccattttaaatCAGAAGGCCTCAACACCACGGGCCGATAAGCTCCTTTAATACCATAAGTACtataatcataaaaataattcaaaataaaatataaatttactGCAACTGGGAAAGTAGGAGTGGTAAAAATACCAAAACTGATCAGATCAAAGAATTAATTACCTTAAACTCAAATTGAAATCCTTCTCCAACAGTCCATCTGCCAATAACAGGTCTTTATACCAGTCGGCAACTTCGTTGGCCGGATAAGTAATATTACAACCAGGAAGCGGTAGAACAACGTCGTAGATGGTGTACTTGTGAATGTTGTTTTGGTCGATGACAATTAATTCTCGTTGATTGTGCTGTCTATTATTATCACGTCTGCCACTGTCGACTTCCATTTCAACCAATAGTACGATGTCAAGGTCTATTTTGTGGTTATTACCCTAttattttgttcattattACCTGGAGCATAAACTAGATCACCCACAATCAGCTTTGCACCAAATTTTGCAAGGCGTTTGGAGGCGATAGTGTTCCAGAGGAAATCAAGATAGACGCGAACAAAAGAAAGTCGGAATTCAAGAGGGATCTatagacaaaaataaatattttaatactgGAAGAAGGCGTTTAAAAATTGGCGTCAATGTTTTCAAAACACATACGGCATTCACTGCTTCAACGAGATTTTCGCCATGGATtttaatattagacaaaagtTGGGCTTTGATTGAATTCGTTTGTCTATTCTCATCAAAGGGCAGATGGACAACCCTTGAGAATATGTACTTAATACAAGCCAAGGCAATGTTGCTTAACCACCCATCTGTGCTATTTAACTCGAGAGGatgtaaaattaaatcaatagcctaacaaaaaggcaaaaatgTTGAATCAACACAACTTGACAATGATTTGTAAATTGAATTACTTCTTGCCATTGCTTTAGTAGTAGGGGCTTGCCGATTAAATGCTTCGGGACGTCTTTAATAAATCCAAAGTGCTGGTTTTCGTAATAATTTACGAACCCATTATCTTTTAGCGATCTGAGACTTGCCTCAATATGACCCTTATCACCAATTACTTTCCGTAGTGCGATGTTAAAATGATTGCCCTACATAAAGTACGGTTAAAAAGGACATACATTCGGTTAGCGATGGAATTAAACTAACCTTCAGATCACCCAGCTGAAGGGGTTTGGGGACGAAACTGAGATTTCCAATTGAAATACCATTTAATGAAGCGAGACAAAGACCAATAGAATCCTCATTTTTCACTGTCACCAGTTGACTTATTGATCTTGCTAATTTGATTTCAGCAGTCATAAAGCAGGCAGAGTTTTTCCTTTAATTTCCGATCATCAATATggtacaaacaaaagaaaaatgaaggtaAAATTTATGCAACAATACCTGAGACTTTTTGCGATCTTATTGATTGCTGTATTTGTGCTTAATCCTTCTGTGTGCATAGTAAATTGAATATAATCAAATGGTCCAATTTGGCGATGTCTCTCATCATGCATTTTGCAAATCTTCAAGATTAGTTTTCCCCAAACATATACAGGTTCATAGACGTAATAATACTCATTCTCTTTCAGAATTTTCCTGAGGTTGATTCTGtcaattttttccatttcagttatgtcaatttcaattgattttatcTCCTCATCTGACTTTAACATAATGTCATCAATGGTATTTAATAGGTCATATGTTATGACACATTTCCCCTCACAGGGATTAGGTTTGAAAAGAGGATTCAGCATCTTTGTTAAATGAACAACTGATCCATCAAAACTGATTTCATGTAcctataaaattataaaattttagtGGTTCTGAGAAtacaattttccaaaaaatttacatttcaaGTTTTCAACAGAAACTATTCAAGAATTATTACGATACATGCAATACCTGGAAATCAAGATGAGACTGATCCATATCAGTAGAAAAGCCTTGTCCTTGAGAAATATATTCAGTGATgccaatttcaaaatcatttttcaagtaTGGTTTGTTTTCACTCTTTGCTAAATGTTGcacatatttcatttttagtctatttctttcattttcatcataATGCCATTCATTTATCACTGTCAATTGTGACTTCCCTAAGGATTTGAGGGATGATTGCTCCTTCAAACtaatctccttttcttttcttcctttagaTGTTTGATTTGATATTTTACACCTCACTGGCAATGGCTGGGAATCATTTATTGTCTCGTTCTCCTTTGACGAACCGGCTTTCGTTTTTATGGCATCATGCTGTTGCCGTTCTTGTTGATTCAATTTGTATTTAGCCAGGGCCTCAAGgatattttccttcttttgcgATTTGTTTGATACAAAGACGATTTCACACTCCTGTTCTTCCATTTTGTCAGACTAGATGATTAAATAATTTGTCTACTTCTTCTACTTGGTACTTGGCTACACTCCACGTGCCGACGTGCCCATGACCCACGACCCGAGTGATCGAATTTAACAAACTAAACTAATCAATAATCAAGTaataaacaattgaatttcagCAGACAGAACTAAAAACAATGTTGTCAAACCTTTAAATATCACCCATCCGATCTTTAAATATCGATGCATCCGACATGCATCCGACAGCATGATCCGATAAGAcggcgttttatttttattatttatttttgtttttattttaaattcttttcctGTCCTCTCagccattattttttttttactttttaatttaTGGCATGCAAATCAATACGGTAAGTTGCAGTCTACAGAAACAGTAAGATGTAAGTCGATACAGTAAGTAAAGTTCGGAACGTGAGACTAACTAGCCGAGACACCGTTTTTTATCTTAAATGGGACACGATTTTTATAATAGACGTCCTTTACGGCAACAGGACGCCTAATATTATTTACTacacttttcatttcaattcacaTTACCTGACTTGCACCTTCCTTCTTCTCCATGCAGAAAAATGGGGACTTCAGCATCCGAATTCCGCACCGGAACTCgtgcggaaaaaaaaagtttctgtaGTTCTGCTGTTTACTAGAAGACTAGAAACTGAACACTTgtacaaagaaaaattatatgaagtaataattcattttttcatctgTCGCAAACTTTTCAAAAAGTGAGTGAATAAAAGTCACAAAACATTTGCTTCAATAACACAATAGGCCAgccaaattgaaaagaaaaccacAATTATTCCAGGTAGGGGGATCAATGGGATCATGTGGCTTGTCTCATTGTCCATTTGTCATCTTGCTTATTAATCAGACGTGAGATCGACGAATATTATTTGCTTCTCAGATGCTTTTATCAAGGGGTTGCTAGTTTCTTCTTGACGCTGATGGCTCGTGCTTGGCtcttgtttaattttcattttctccacTACAAATATGGTCGGTCTGTCGAGGGCTATTGGTGCAGATTTATTGCTACAACTCGGCTCTAGCTCGATTTGCTTCATCTCGGCATCTTCTAAGGATGCGCTGTCTTGATAAAGCGCTTGGCTCGTTTTACGTTTCAATTCAACTTCTTTGTCTGCATGATTTGCTACTGATACATTTGTGTTACTGATTTGCTGCTCTTCCTCCAATGGGGTTGTATGGGGGTCTTCGGCTTTAGAAGTAGATTCCATAGCTCTTTTCAGCTTCCTGTTTTTCCACTGGGATTCCATAGGAGTCTTGCTAGTTGGTTCTGAACGCTTTCGTTTTTTATCCCGCTCCGTTTTCTTCTCCAAGTACTTAACGTATGACTTGTGCCAGCAAGCAGCTCCTTTTTGGGGCATTTCTGCCAACAGGTCGGTGAGGGAGGTTTGAAATTCGGCACTCATGTCCGTCTTTGTGATCTCCCTTAGGGCCATACTGACATTGGAGGATGTTGGTAGACTTAACTCAAGTATGAGTGCAAGGTACCTGCCACCTGAAAATTTGGCCAACCATAAATCAAAGTTGATGATCAATATTCGTTCATAATGGTAAATTCAAAGTGATCAAATGTTTTAAtcgaacaaatgaaaatgcgtGAAAATAAGTTTTATCAAAATTAGTGTtgtaacaaataaagaaaataataagtaaCAAATTAATTACCTTTAACCGAAGGACAAAGTGGCTGAGAATTTTTCATACGATCCAAGTCGGAGGGTATTAGACTCCGTGATTTATCATTATAACGCTCAAATCTCCATTTCACATCAGACGGCTTCAAAATCAGAGGCCGATAGGTTGCTGAAAAGTTATATGCCAAATTTTCAAGAGCGAAATCTCTATATCAACaaagaatgaaataaattaatgaatcaGATACCATCAAGATTTTCGACGAATGTGTACGATAACAACCGGAAGCGTTTTGATTGCTCAAACCGTAAAagccaaaataagaaaaactacAAACGAATTCTAGTGAGAAAAATCATACTTGTCGCTTCTTTCGAAATCCGTCTCCGACAGCCCATCCGCTAGTAAAAGGTCTTTATACCAGCCGGCAACTTCATTAACCGGATAAATGATATTGTAACCAGGAAGCGGTAGGACAATATCGTAGATAGTGTAGTTGTGAAGGTTGTGTTTACTGACGAAATTTAGTTTCCACTGATGACGACTATTGCTGGACTCGTCATCATCTCCTGTGTAATTAGACGATAGGTTGTTGGCTTCCACTTGAACGACGTCGTCTTCGCCGCCGTCACTGACTGGAACGTAAACCAGGTCACCTGCGATTGGCTTCAATCCAAACTTGGCGATACGCTTGGAAACAACAACGTCCCACAAAAACCTTTGATAGGCTATTATGCAAAATAACCGTATTTTAGCAGGAATCTGTtgataatgaaaaaatttaaacatgaaTCAATTTTATTGAACAAGAATACTTACCGTTTCGATAGTGATGTCTGAATAATGATTATTATGTGATTTCAGATTTAACACGAATTTACGCACATCTTCCACCCATATCGGCCGTAACGACTTATCGAATATTTGTATATCCTTGCGGACTTTCTGTGGTAATGTGTAATCAACGAGGCGAGCCAGCGGAATATTGTGAAGTTGTTTAAATTCGACGGGTAGATCTGACATCAAGGCTGAAACAGGGAGCTCtgataataaatgaaaaacctAAAGAAAGAACAGGGTGCAAATCACGGTTAATACGAATCAAACCTTTACAATACACTATAGTATCTCACTGTCTGCCATTCCTGCAACAACACATTTTTCCCGATTAACTGCATTGGTGCGTTAACATAGCACTTGTTTCCATTATAATTTATGAACCCCACATTTTTCAGCGACTCTAATTTAGCCACTATATGGTGCTTGTAGCCGATAACATTCCTTAGTGCCATGATGAAACGATTACCCTGTACACATCAAGTAATTTGCACTtgtaaaatgttttgtttttcatttaaagAGTCTCTCACCTTCAAATGGCCCTGCTTAACCCGCTTATGGACTAAACGGAAATTTCCAACAGCAATATTTGATTGGCATTTCAATTCACGACAAAGCCTTTCcacattaaaattttcatttctaatcGTTACCAGTTGACTGGTAATTGATCTTCTATCTTGACATCTATCTATAGTCTCCGAAGTCATaattctttccattttcaacctTTAATTCGGAAAGAAATATTCTgttaacgaaaaagaaaaattttaattggatGAATAATACTTGGGTGTTCCATCACTAATTTTGAGTATGAGTAGCGCTTCCATCATGGTCATGTTTTCTTTACACATGACAAACTCAGTTAACTTATAAGGATTCAACCGTTTTCCAACGAGGTCTAAATATCGTCGTTTTTCTTCATATTCTTGAGTTAATGGTTCTGTTAAATGAACAACTTTTCCATCAATGCTGATTTCATATACCTGTTTATTAAACAAAACATtaaatgtgaaaaagaaaattaatttactgTATTTCTTTCCCTTTACCTGAAAATCAAAGTAGCTTTGTTTCACAATAGCCGAAAAAGCATAGTTATGGGAAACGTATTCGGTTACGGCACTCTTTAAAGAAGATTTGTTATCATTTATGCGGCGATTAATACTTTTCTgagattcttcctttttctttaaatctttatttttatctttatttttatttttattcttccttCGATACAACATGTTGtgatttggtttcttttcgATTCAAGTtctatcaaatttttttcctttgctcCTTGGACCTTCAGTGTTTACCTTTCTACCGGTGGGGCGTTTCACAAACAGAACAAAAATTAAGCTTCGAAACAAGcttgaaattataaaaataatatatttgCAAATTATACCTTTATATCGTCGATTGGGAGTTGGTGctagtttaaacaaaatcacaAGTGAAGCAATCCGAGGATTTTGATAGGCTGTAACTTGCCACCATCAAACTTACATCGGCTCAACGCAACAAATGTGCGAAATAATTACTTAAAGTTTAGCAGAAAGGATTCTACGCCGCtgccaaattattatttttttttttaatgcgcTACTGCGGAATGCATTGTTCTATGTAGTGGTCTATTGGGTCTGGATTCGCccttgaaaaatgttttttagtcGAGCCACAAGAACGGACCGCAGGGACGacccaaaagaaagaattggGATTACTTCGACCTTTTCTGTGTCCATCCCACCCCTTGAGCATCGCTTTTGCTTTCGCAATGAACTAAAAGCGTATGTTAAAGAGGAAGGTGTACCTAGGTGAAAAGCCATCTGGCTTCCCTTTTTCGGATAATCGCATTGCGGAATCGATGAGCCACTATGAATGCGCTATTCTATTAGTATACACTGGAGTCTGGACTCTGGAGTtacaaaaatgatttcttaCTCGAGtcgcaaaacaaaacaaagaaagaatcggaattcgaaaattaatttcttagtTATTTAACGTTCTCAGTTAATCTTCTTTATTTGAAAGAAATCTTCGTCAACACGAGGCACTGATACGATAATTGAACAACGCATTTGACTTTAAAAGGCAACTTGAAGTGAACTGGAGTAAACTGTCTAATCGAACATAGCAAATGATATCTCTGGATAACCGTGCTGGATTCTCAACCGAGCACATGCGAAAATACTTTAacacacaaagaaaatggttgGCATAAATGCGGACTCAAACAATCATCATCGGTCCGCAAAATGACCATAGGTAAAATAAGACGGGAAAGgacttcaacaacaacaagatgcGCAACGAGTCAGCATTTAACAGTTTGCACATCAATTTATAAAAACGAGCGAGGAATTTGGAAACTTCACcgttttttgtaaaatttcacGCGAAATGATTGGCTGTTTCTATTCTTGGTTAACTATAGGCATTTAAATTGCTTACTTGATCTTTGCTGAACATAATCATTAAGTTGTTGTGTTCAACTTAAATCGCACAGCTTCATCAATCGCTTTCCCCGGGTTGTCATCGATGCTTCGCTTGATGATGTGATCTCGCTGGCGTCGACAGTTTCGTGAATTCTAGGCTTTTTCTTCCGGGATCCCTCGGAGTCTGAGGACTTCAAACTTGCTTGTGAAGAATGTTGGATGGGATCGTTTTGTTTCCCCAACACTGCACTGTTGTCTACCTTCATGATTTCTCTAACGACCATGGAGGCGTAAGATGACGGCGGTAGGTTGAATTCGAGAATAAGACCGAGATAATCAATATCATCACCTGAATAGAAAACTGGTTAGTCCTAGCAAAAATGTAGTAGTATCGCACAGGGAAAGTGTACTTCAgtgtggaaagaaaaaacatactGAATTATACTTCGCAGAATATGGAAGACTGAGGTAAACGAAGAATGCGAATATTTTCCAGAGCTTTATTAAGAAAGATTAAGTAAGATTGAGAAAATAAGAAGCTTACCCGTTTCCAAATCCGTGAGAGCTGAAGCATTAGAACTCAATCCAATGCCGGAACCAACTTGACTAACAAGGCATTCAGcgtttttgacattttctgcAACACGTTAACACACAATTTACAATTATACGATTTACAATTGCAACACCTTACGAAATTAAATGCATTCATTTGTAAGTACTGTTGGTAGGATGAAATGTTTTACCTTTGCGATGAACCTTCTTGGGTGTAAAATTTTCCTTTAGATCCAATGTCTCTTCCATCTTTATATCCGATTGCTTTTTTCCTGTAAAAGCCCAGAAAAATTACGATTACACATTcccataaaataataatataaacgaTATAACGCACCGTATGTTTTAAGAGGCTTCGGGCTTAGACAAGATTCCACGTATGTTTCAAGTGATCGGAGAGTCAGCGGTTGAAGAGCTTCCAAATCTAGTACAACTTCATCAGGATCCCAACCAGCTAACTCTGGCTCAAGTGAACGGAAAATATGGACTACTCGGCCAAGCTTTTTACCTATCAATCAAAATGTTACTGGTGATAAATCCCCCGAAAAAGACggacaaaggaaaaatatccAGACCTGGAATCATTCGGATGTTAGaactcaattgttttttttcgtcgtACGACATTGGTTTGGCGTCGCGTCTATCGTCTTCCGAATCacctgaagaagaaagaacggGTTCCTTCTTAACTGGCTCTGGTGACTCCAAGGTTTTTGGCATTGgggaattcttttgttttagttgACCACTCCTAGTAATCCTCTACAAAATCACGTGAAATGTAATAAGACTTACACACATTTGAAGGTGTTGATCTATTACCTTTTCCTGGTCCGTTTGCTCCTCTGCGGGATTATTTTGATTCAGCAATGTGCAGTAAGCAACAAGATAATGGTCAccacaaataaaacaacagcAACCATAAGGACAATATTAAGAAAAGTTAATTAAGGTCTATCTATATCTGTGGCTTTCATCACATTCTTAAACTCTTATCCTATATGACACTCGGAATTCGATGAAATATTCCTTCATCACGCGCTATATTTaaccagaaacaaaaatagcGACCCATTGGGCTAGAGTGATAGTACCTGTCACTGCCGTGTGTAGGAACTGAGTCTTTTCCAGTCGATCCAAATCAGATAATATAAGCCTCTCCGTTGGATTACTGTACCATAAAAATCTCCAGTTGAAATCAGAAGGCTTCAAAATCAGGTTACGGTACGCTCCAGAAAGGCTATGATTCCTGAAACAAGAAGATAGTTCTTATAAAAAGATTTGGGCAAGTACTCGTAATTCAATACTTGGCGCTTCTTTCGAAATCCACCTCCGACAGCCCATCCGCTAGTAGAAGATCTTTATACCAATCGGCAACCTCGTTGTCAGGATAAGTTACATCGTAACCCGGAAGCGGTAACACAACATCGGCTATTGTGTAGTTCGGGATG
It includes:
- the LOC124344440 gene encoding pseudouridylate synthase 7 homolog, with the protein product MEEQECEIVFVSNKSQKKENILEALAKYKLNQQERQQHDAIKTKAGSSKENETINDSQPLPVRCKISNQTSKGRKEKEISLKEQSSLKSLGKSQLTVINEWHYDENERNRLKMKYVQHLAKSENKPYLKNDFEIGITEYISQGQGFSTDMDQSHLDFQVHEISFDGSVVHLTKMLNPLFKPNPCEGKCVITYDLLNTIDDIMLKSDEEIKSIEIDITEMEKIDRINLRKILKENEYYYVYEPVYVWGKLILKICKMHDERHRQIGPFDYIQFTMHTEGLSTNTAINKIAKSLRKNSACFMTAEIKLARSISQLVTVKNEDSIGLCLASLNGISIGNLSFVPKPLQLGDLKGNHFNIALRKVIGDKGHIEASLRSLKDNGFVNYYENQHFGFIKDVPKHLIGKPLLLKQWQEAIDLILHPLELNSTDGWLSNIALACIKYIFSRVVHLPFDENRQTNSIKAQLLSNIKIHGENLVEAVNAIPLEFRLSFVRVYLDFLWNTIASKRLAKFGAKLIVGDLVYAPGDSGRRDNNRQHNQRELIVIDQNNIHKYTIYDVVLPLPGCNITYPANEVADWYKDLLLADGLLEKDFNLSLSTYGIKGAYRPVVLRPSDLKWKFVHYDNPDQRLIPSDLDRLYQIELPPVGSQEGAYLGLVLEFSLPALSSGTMALREILKTDITAELRNSTIAREKLKNRLNNVCPRQEHPSPLATNKVLEEPQKKKRKEKPCIADQPLSETSKSLLDTHRNRPESAASPLSNGHTLREMKLKSSTIEKQPSRDNESFEEPLRTKRITEKQVGNKHSVKQRKNQDRSPSTTESRESQLKGITLEPATLDNPPPTTREPFKKPKLKQLKKNRIVQEPSTCQKPQPKVNKSLKEPQTNVKVEPGICQTNSSTFTESCEEPEKKKTKLDPDTDQEEEEVLIIQSSKSTKFKSIMYVDLISEQED
- the LOC124343984 gene encoding pseudouridylate synthase 7 homolog encodes the protein MLYRRKNKNKNKDKNKDLKKKEESQKSINRRINDNKSSLKSAVTEYVSHNYAFSAIVKQSYFDFQVYEISIDGKVVHLTEPLTQEYEEKRRYLDLVGKRLNPYKLTEFVMCKENMTMMEALLILKISDGTPKLKMERIMTSETIDRCQDRRSITSQLVTIRNENFNVERLCRELKCQSNIAVGNFRLVHKRVKQGHLKGNRFIMALRNVIGYKHHIVAKLESLKNVGFINYNGNKCYVNAPMQLIGKNVLLQEWQTVFHLLSELPVSALMSDLPVEFKQLHNIPLARLVDYTLPQKVRKDIQIFDKSLRPIWVEDVRKFVLNLKSHNNHYSDITIETIPAKIRLFCIIAYQRFLWDVVVSKRIAKFGLKPIAGDLVYVPVSDGGEDDVVQVEANNLSSNYTGDDDESSNSRHQWKLNFVSKHNLHNYTIYDIVLPLPGYNIIYPVNEVAGWYKDLLLADGLSETDFERSDKDFALENLAYNFSATYRPLILKPSDVKWRFERYNDKSRSLIPSDLDRMKNSQPLCPSVKGGRYLALILELSLPTSSNVSMALREITKTDMSAEFQTSLTDLLAEMPQKGAACWHKSYVKYLEKKTERDKKRKRSEPTSKTPMESQWKNRKLKRAMESTSKAEDPHTTPLEEEQQISNTNVSVANHADKEVELKRKTSQALYQDSASLEDAEMKQIELEPSCSNKSAPIALDRPTIFVVEKMKIKQEPSTSHQRQEETSNPLIKASEKQIIFVDLTSD
- the LOC124343983 gene encoding uncharacterized protein LOC124343983 isoform X2, with translation MAKRNKHKKALAASTKKENHQTIHHENVLGPVTEAQVGIQEYAKKGKPFSAHLKQCYSDFQVHEISMDGKIVHLTDLSQLNPEQKKERLSVRRKSKDNAVPHVSSYTEFVLYMENQETVDANFVLAKIAKKNKIHSPEFMTAFSTHEKGTITSQLVTANKNLDPTKMKCDLKSESKLAFGNFTFTDKPVQQGSLKGNRFVIALRNVNGDKIQIDSNLKSLKEYGFINYYGTECFGTRTHLIGKQLLLNQWKEAIDLIAEVFKGHEHLHSMETQLLSYMKNHGGDLVGALNTIPFEMRLSYIHAYQSFIWNSIVSKRIAEFGVKPILGDLVHARSVDELQEMGNDDSNSSNQSECSNQTIVSIDKNNIPNYTIADVVLPLPGYDVTYPDNEVADWYKDLLLADGLSEVDFERSAKNHSLSGAYRNLILKPSDFNWRFLWYSNPTERLILSDLDRLEKTQFLHTAVTEEQTDQEKRITRSGQLKQKNSPMPKTLESPEPVKKEPVLSSSGDSEDDRRDAKPMSYDEKKQLSSNIRMIPGKKLGRVVHIFRSLEPELAGWDPDEVVLDLEALQPLTLRSLETYVESCLSPKPLKTYGKKQSDIKMEETLDLKENFTPKKVHRKENVKNAECLVSQVGSGIGLSSNASALTDLETGDDIDYLGLILEFNLPPSSYASMVVREIMKVDNSAVLGKQNDPIQHSSQASLKSSDSEGSRKKKPRIHETVDASEITSSSEASMTTRGKRLMKLCDLS
- the LOC124343983 gene encoding uncharacterized protein LOC124343983 isoform X1 — encoded protein: MAKRNKHKKALAASTKKENHQTIHHENVLGPVTEAQVGIQEYAKKGKPFSAHLKQCYSDFQVHEISMDGKIVHLTDLSQLNPEQKKERLSVRRKSKDNAVPHVSSYTEFVLYMENQETVDANFVLAKIAKKNKIHSPEFMTAFSTHEKGTITSQLVTANKNLDPTKMKCDLKSESKLAFGNFTFTDKPVQQGSLKGNRFVIALRNVNGDKIQIDSNLKSLKEYGFINYYGTECFGTRTHLIGKQLLLNQWKEAIDLIAEVFKGHEHLHSMETQLLSYMKNHGGDLVGALNTIPFEMRLSYIHAYQSFIWNSIVSKRIAEFGVKPILGDLVHARSVDELQEMGNDDSNSSNQSECSNQTIVSIDKNNIPNYTIADVVLPLPGYDVTYPDNEVADWYKDLLLADGLSEVDFERSAKNHSLSGAYRNLILKPSDFNWRFLWYSNPTERLILSDLDRLEKTQFLHTAVTEEQTDQEKRITRSGQLKQKNSPMPKTLESPEPVKKEPVLSSSGDSEDDRRDAKPMSYDEKKQLSSNIRMIPGKKLGRVVHIFRSLEPELAGWDPDEVVLDLEALQPLTLRSLETYVESCLSPKPLKTYGKKQSDIKMEETLDLKENFTPKKVHRKVAENVKNAECLVSQVGSGIGLSSNASALTDLETGDDIDYLGLILEFNLPPSSYASMVVREIMKVDNSAVLGKQNDPIQHSSQASLKSSDSEGSRKKKPRIHETVDASEITSSSEASMTTRGKRLMKLCDLS